The following are encoded in a window of Hydrogenispora ethanolica genomic DNA:
- a CDS encoding carbohydrate ABC transporter permease, whose product MKTEMVPIQNRRTPSARHRWREWLAGYFLILPNLLGFLIFMLAPIVATILISFTNWDLITVPKWVGFLNYQALFQDPIFWLSLKKTLLFTVVNVPIQSFLALLVAVLLNRKLRALNLLRTLFIMPWICMPVAIGLSWTWIYNFEFGYLNHLLLSLGLGRVGWLTSQDLALFSILAVNVWEYLGWHIILLLAALQIVPPELHEAALVDGASNWTRFWKITVPVISPIFFYDLVVNMINTLQIFDLPITMTNGGPGNAARVFNLYLYQKGFSFLQMGQACTMGVIQFGLIVIATFIVFRYLGSRVNYDVS is encoded by the coding sequence ATGAAAACGGAGATGGTTCCAATCCAGAACCGGCGGACTCCATCCGCCAGACATCGCTGGCGGGAATGGCTGGCCGGTTACTTTCTGATACTCCCGAATCTGCTCGGGTTTCTCATCTTTATGTTGGCGCCGATCGTGGCCACCATCTTGATCAGTTTTACCAATTGGGATTTGATTACCGTCCCCAAGTGGGTGGGATTTTTAAATTACCAGGCGCTGTTTCAGGACCCCATTTTTTGGTTGTCCCTCAAAAAAACGCTGCTCTTTACGGTCGTAAATGTGCCGATTCAAAGTTTTCTGGCGCTGTTGGTAGCGGTTTTACTCAATCGTAAGCTACGGGCGTTGAATCTTTTGCGGACGCTCTTCATTATGCCGTGGATCTGCATGCCGGTGGCCATCGGTCTCTCCTGGACCTGGATCTACAATTTTGAATTCGGCTATCTGAATCATCTGTTGTTATCCTTGGGATTGGGCAGAGTGGGCTGGTTGACCTCGCAAGATCTGGCTTTATTTTCGATTTTGGCCGTCAACGTCTGGGAGTATCTCGGCTGGCATATTATTCTGCTGCTCGCCGCCTTGCAGATCGTCCCGCCCGAACTGCACGAGGCCGCGTTGGTGGACGGCGCCAGCAATTGGACCCGCTTCTGGAAGATTACGGTGCCGGTGATCAGCCCGATCTTCTTCTACGACCTGGTGGTCAACATGATCAACACGCTCCAGATCTTCGACCTGCCGATCACCATGACCAATGGCGGCCCCGGCAACGCGGCCCGGGTTTTCAACCTCTATCTCTATCAGAAAGGCTTCTCGTTTCTGCAGATGGGCCAGGCCTGCACGATGGGGGTTATCCAGTTTGGATTGATTGTGATTGCGACCTTTATTGTCTTTCGATATCTCGGCTCGCGGGTTAACTATGATGTATCCTAA
- a CDS encoding carbohydrate ABC transporter permease → MRSSSPKHWLKQSLLYLSICVILFAYLFPLFWQFSTSLKESGEVFAGYNLIPKKVVWDSYATAWSTFNIRQYLFNTVVVAAIVTFGTLLSCAMAGYAFARLRFPGRDFIFYLYLGTMMVPGAVTLIPAYYVILKLNLANSYFALIIPFIFGNAFGTFLMRQYYLTIPKDLAESATIDGAGYLRTWWSIMLPLSKPTLATLGVMTLVAQWNSFIWPLVVTQNPALKVLAVGLSDFRLYRNIQWNALMAAVMIAIVPMLVILALAQKLFIKGIQFSGVNR, encoded by the coding sequence ATGCGCTCTTCAAGCCCGAAGCATTGGCTAAAGCAGTCGCTGCTTTATCTGTCGATTTGCGTGATACTCTTTGCCTACCTTTTCCCGTTGTTCTGGCAGTTTTCCACCTCCCTCAAGGAGTCCGGCGAAGTTTTCGCGGGGTATAATCTGATTCCGAAAAAAGTGGTTTGGGACAGCTATGCCACGGCCTGGTCGACCTTTAACATTCGCCAGTATCTTTTCAATACCGTGGTGGTGGCGGCGATTGTCACTTTCGGGACTTTGCTCTCTTGCGCCATGGCCGGCTACGCTTTCGCCCGCTTGCGGTTCCCGGGGCGCGATTTCATATTCTACCTTTATTTGGGAACGATGATGGTCCCGGGAGCGGTTACACTGATCCCTGCCTATTACGTGATTTTAAAGTTGAACCTGGCCAACTCCTACTTCGCCCTGATCATCCCGTTCATCTTCGGGAATGCCTTTGGCACCTTTCTGATGCGCCAGTATTATCTGACGATCCCGAAGGATCTGGCGGAATCGGCTACCATTGACGGCGCGGGTTATCTGCGGACTTGGTGGAGCATTATGCTGCCGTTGAGCAAGCCGACCCTGGCCACGCTGGGCGTCATGACCCTGGTAGCCCAGTGGAACAGTTTCATCTGGCCCTTGGTGGTCACCCAAAACCCGGCTTTGAAAGTTTTGGCGGTGGGTTTGTCCGATTTCCGGCTATACCGCAATATCCAGTGGAATGCGCTGATGGCTGCGGTCATGATCGCCATTGTTCCGATGCTGGTGATTCTGGCCCTAGCCCAAAAACTGTTTATCAAGGGGATTCAGTTTTCGGGAGTCAACCGTTAG
- a CDS encoding alpha-galactosidase: protein MGIVYHEAQRMFHLQSSQMSYGMQVMKSGYLAHLYWGRRLRSLPAGPLLEQQGRPFSVTPDPDDPAFSLDTLAQEYPAYGNSDFREPAFQVQLENGSTVTDLRFHGYRILPGKPGLPGLPATYVETLEEASTLEIELRDELIGLQVLLSYTIYENWNVLTRAVRFHNAGPSNLTLLRALSVSVDFPDNQYDRLHLHGAWARERHPERCPLRNGVQNIASRRGASSHQQNPFLALLRRDATEDHGEVFGFNLVYSGNFLAQAEVGPYFTTRVMLGINPFDFTWRLEPGQTFQTPEAVLVYSPEGLGAMSRTYHRLYRTRLCRGVYRDRVRPILINNWEATYFDFDAAAIERIARSAGELGIELFVLDDGWFGRREDDRSSLGDWFVNRAKLPDGLDDLAGRVNRLGLKFGLWFEPEMVSPDSDLYRKHPDWCLHVPGRGRSQGRNQLILDFSRPEVCEAITAMVSDILRSAPIAYVKWDMNRHMTEIGSAALPPERQRETAHRYMLGLYRVLEALTAAFPEVLFESCSGGGGRFDPGMLYYMPQTWTSDDTDAVERLKIQYGTSLVYPPITMGSHVSAVPNHQLQRVTPLATRALVAMSGNFGFELDLTRLDGAEREAVAAQVALYKEVRPIVQFGDFYRLLSPFETNRAAWLFVSEDKREAFAVYCKILAEPNPGLERLRLQGLNPEFNYRVNGAGIFGGDELLYVGLKIPEPLLLAGDFQSCCWRLEAVRA, encoded by the coding sequence ATGGGAATCGTATATCATGAAGCGCAACGGATGTTTCACTTGCAATCAAGCCAGATGAGCTACGGAATGCAAGTCATGAAATCAGGCTATCTGGCGCATCTTTACTGGGGGCGGCGGCTCCGCTCCCTCCCGGCGGGGCCGCTGCTGGAGCAGCAGGGCCGCCCGTTCTCAGTGACTCCGGATCCGGACGATCCGGCTTTCTCCCTGGACACGCTGGCTCAGGAGTACCCGGCTTACGGCAACAGCGATTTCCGGGAGCCCGCCTTTCAAGTGCAGCTGGAGAACGGCTCGACCGTCACGGATTTGCGGTTTCACGGCTACCGCATCCTGCCGGGAAAGCCCGGGCTCCCCGGGTTGCCCGCGACCTACGTGGAGACCCTCGAGGAAGCCAGCACTCTGGAAATCGAGTTGCGAGATGAATTGATCGGCCTGCAAGTGCTGCTTTCCTATACCATCTATGAGAATTGGAACGTGCTCACCCGTGCGGTGCGTTTTCACAATGCCGGTCCAAGCAACCTCACCTTGCTGCGGGCCCTGAGCGTGAGCGTCGATTTCCCGGACAATCAATACGATCGATTGCATCTGCACGGCGCTTGGGCCAGGGAACGCCATCCGGAGCGGTGTCCTTTGAGAAACGGCGTTCAAAATATCGCCAGCCGGCGCGGGGCCAGCAGCCATCAGCAGAATCCCTTCCTGGCCCTGCTGCGCCGGGACGCCACCGAGGACCACGGCGAAGTCTTCGGGTTCAACCTGGTTTACAGCGGCAACTTTCTGGCCCAAGCCGAAGTCGGCCCGTATTTTACCACCCGGGTGATGTTGGGAATCAACCCCTTCGATTTTACGTGGCGGTTGGAACCGGGCCAGACCTTCCAGACTCCCGAGGCGGTCCTGGTCTATTCGCCGGAAGGGTTGGGGGCAATGTCCCGGACCTACCACCGGCTCTACCGCACCCGGCTCTGCCGAGGCGTCTATCGCGATCGAGTCCGCCCGATCCTGATCAATAATTGGGAAGCCACCTATTTCGATTTTGACGCCGCCGCCATCGAAAGGATCGCCCGGAGCGCCGGGGAGCTCGGCATCGAGCTCTTCGTCCTGGATGACGGCTGGTTCGGCCGGCGCGAGGACGACCGTTCTTCGCTGGGGGACTGGTTCGTCAACCGGGCGAAGCTCCCGGACGGGCTGGATGATCTGGCAGGGCGCGTCAACCGGCTGGGACTGAAGTTCGGGTTATGGTTCGAGCCGGAGATGGTCTCCCCCGACAGCGACTTATACCGGAAACACCCGGACTGGTGCCTGCATGTGCCGGGCCGCGGCCGTTCGCAGGGCCGGAATCAATTGATTCTGGATTTCTCCCGCCCGGAGGTCTGCGAGGCGATCACCGCCATGGTCTCGGATATTTTGCGGAGCGCGCCCATCGCCTATGTGAAATGGGACATGAACCGGCACATGACCGAGATCGGTTCGGCGGCGCTGCCGCCGGAACGGCAACGGGAGACCGCCCACCGCTATATGCTCGGCCTGTACCGCGTGTTGGAGGCGCTCACCGCGGCTTTCCCCGAGGTATTGTTCGAAAGCTGTTCCGGCGGGGGCGGCCGTTTCGATCCCGGCATGCTGTATTATATGCCTCAGACCTGGACCAGCGATGATACGGACGCGGTGGAGCGGCTGAAGATCCAGTACGGCACCAGCCTGGTCTACCCGCCGATCACCATGGGCAGCCATGTCTCGGCCGTTCCCAATCATCAGCTGCAAAGGGTGACTCCGTTAGCGACCCGCGCACTGGTAGCGATGTCGGGCAACTTCGGCTTCGAACTCGATTTAACCCGGCTGGACGGCGCGGAACGGGAAGCCGTCGCCGCCCAAGTGGCGCTCTATAAAGAAGTCCGGCCGATCGTGCAATTCGGCGACTTTTACCGCTTGTTGAGCCCGTTTGAAACGAACCGGGCGGCCTGGCTCTTCGTGTCCGAAGACAAGCGGGAGGCTTTTGCGGTGTACTGCAAGATCCTGGCCGAGCCCAACCCCGGTCTGGAACGCCTCCGGTTGCAGGGCCTCAACCCGGAATTCAATTACCGGGTGAACGGCGCCGGGATCTTTGGCGGCGATGAATTGCTGTACGTCGGTCTGAAGATTCCGGAGCCACTGCTGTTGGCGGGGGACTTTCAGAGCTGCTGCTGGCGCTTGGAAGCCGTCCGGGCCTGA
- a CDS encoding alanyl-tRNA editing protein produces the protein MAVKKLFWEDPYCATVEAVVTGVAGPVVTLDQTILYAFSGGQDSDSGTIAGYPVLKAEKDGKEILYTLPPEHDLYTGERVPVCIDWEKRYKLMKLHFAAELILELVYQNFDHPEKIGAHITQDKARLDFHWPGNITALFPELQRKISEMIAADQAITSDFEDVEAERRYWEIPGFAKVACGGTHLRSTGEIGAITLKRRNVGGGKERIEIYLRPLG, from the coding sequence ATGGCAGTCAAAAAGCTGTTTTGGGAGGATCCGTATTGCGCGACCGTCGAAGCCGTTGTTACCGGCGTCGCCGGTCCGGTTGTCACGCTCGACCAGACCATTTTGTACGCTTTCTCCGGTGGCCAAGATTCGGACTCCGGGACCATCGCCGGCTATCCGGTGCTCAAAGCGGAGAAGGACGGCAAGGAGATCCTGTATACCTTGCCGCCCGAGCATGATTTGTACACTGGAGAGCGCGTCCCGGTTTGCATTGACTGGGAAAAAAGGTACAAACTCATGAAGCTGCATTTTGCGGCGGAACTTATCTTGGAACTGGTCTATCAGAATTTTGATCATCCCGAGAAGATCGGCGCTCATATCACTCAGGATAAAGCCAGATTGGACTTTCACTGGCCCGGGAATATCACGGCGCTCTTTCCGGAGCTGCAACGGAAGATTAGCGAAATGATCGCGGCGGATCAGGCGATCACCAGCGATTTTGAGGATGTGGAAGCGGAGCGGCGCTATTGGGAGATTCCGGGATTCGCCAAGGTAGCCTGCGGCGGAACTCATCTCCGCAGTACCGGAGAGATCGGCGCCATCACTTTAAAACGGCGCAACGTCGGCGGCGGCAAGGAACGGATCGAGATTTATCTCCGGCCTTTGGGTTAG
- the dcd gene encoding dCTP deaminase — protein sequence MILSGRAIKAKLGKQIIIDPFREEQLNPNSYNLRLHHELLVYEEPVLDMKRPNPFRQLTIPPEGLVLETGRLYLGRTLEYTETDGYVPMLEGRSSVGRLGLFIHVTAGFGDVGFKGYWTLEIFCIQPIRIYAGVSICQIYYHTIEGDYDRYCSGKYQNNRGIQPSLLYRDFSTGDEE from the coding sequence ATGATATTGTCGGGTCGCGCCATCAAGGCGAAATTAGGAAAACAAATTATCATCGATCCTTTTCGGGAGGAGCAGCTCAATCCGAACAGCTATAATCTGCGGCTCCATCATGAATTGCTGGTTTATGAGGAACCGGTCCTGGACATGAAACGGCCCAATCCATTCCGGCAGTTGACGATACCCCCCGAGGGGCTGGTCCTGGAGACCGGCCGGCTGTATCTGGGGCGGACTTTGGAGTATACCGAGACCGACGGTTATGTGCCGATGCTGGAGGGCCGGTCGTCGGTAGGGCGGCTGGGCCTGTTCATCCATGTCACCGCCGGATTCGGCGACGTCGGTTTCAAAGGCTATTGGACGCTGGAGATCTTTTGTATCCAACCCATCCGGATCTATGCCGGCGTGTCGATCTGCCAGATTTATTACCACACCATCGAGGGAGATTATGACCGTTACTGCAGCGGCAAATACCAGAACAACCGGGGAATTCAGCCGAGTCTGCTCTATCGGGATTTTTCAACCGGCGACGAGGAGTAA
- a CDS encoding PrkA family serine protein kinase, with the protein MESNEISELIKKDRSERKQQYFEGTFLDYLDLVKQNPEIAQLAHQRIYQLITERGVDVVKTEEHPRLRRIYGNDIIKRYRFFSGDFYGIDRTIMKIARYFHAAAMQGEESRQVLYLVGPVGAGKSSIMEHLKRALEAAPPIYAIKDCPMREEPLHLIPKHLREEFSKLLKVHIEGDLCPVCRYRLRHEFHGEYERMPVVTVEFSIRSRKGVGVVPPVDPNNQDTSVLIGSVDISKMDLYPEDDPRVLSLNGAFNVANRGIAEFIEVFKNEIEYLHTMITATQEKSIPSPGKGAMIYFDGVILAHSNEAEWNKFKADHTNEAILDRIVKVEVPYCLELAEEIKIYQKLLRNSNFTAHIAPHTIELASMFAILTRLAPSAKVDPMTKLKIYNGEEILEQGSIKKVDIAELREEATNREGMTGISTRFIMKALDTALAESESNCINPLAILGTLTKAVKELALPEEERKRYLGFLQDNLKKEFHKLLEGEVTKAFIHGYQEQARDLFNNYLDHAEAYANRTKLKDKNTGEELEPDEKFLSSIEEQIGITGSAAKGFRQDVTAYMFFVLRNGGTMDYNSYEPLKAAIEKKLTASVKELSRVITQAKVRDKEQSEKYHTMVEEMKRNGYCDHCCNVILKYAANHLWKD; encoded by the coding sequence ATGGAATCGAACGAGATTTCCGAATTGATCAAGAAAGACCGTTCCGAGCGTAAGCAGCAATATTTTGAAGGGACCTTCCTGGATTATCTGGATCTCGTGAAGCAAAATCCGGAAATTGCGCAACTGGCCCATCAACGAATCTATCAGCTGATCACCGAGCGCGGCGTGGACGTGGTCAAAACCGAAGAGCACCCGCGGCTGCGGCGGATCTACGGCAATGACATCATCAAGCGCTATCGTTTTTTTTCCGGGGATTTTTACGGCATCGACCGCACCATTATGAAGATCGCCCGTTATTTTCACGCCGCGGCGATGCAAGGCGAGGAGTCGCGTCAGGTGCTCTACCTGGTCGGCCCGGTCGGCGCCGGAAAGTCCTCCATCATGGAGCATTTGAAACGGGCTTTGGAAGCGGCGCCGCCGATCTATGCCATCAAAGACTGCCCGATGCGTGAGGAACCGTTGCATCTCATCCCCAAACACCTGCGGGAAGAGTTCAGCAAGCTATTGAAGGTGCATATCGAAGGCGACCTCTGTCCGGTCTGCCGCTACCGGCTGCGCCACGAATTTCACGGCGAATACGAGCGGATGCCCGTGGTTACGGTGGAGTTTTCGATCCGCTCCCGCAAAGGCGTCGGCGTGGTGCCGCCGGTGGATCCCAACAACCAGGACACCTCGGTTCTCATCGGATCGGTGGACATTTCGAAGATGGATCTTTATCCGGAGGACGATCCGCGGGTGCTCTCCCTGAACGGCGCTTTCAACGTGGCCAACCGGGGCATTGCCGAGTTCATCGAGGTTTTTAAGAACGAGATCGAATACCTGCATACCATGATCACGGCCACCCAGGAAAAATCGATTCCCTCACCGGGCAAGGGGGCGATGATTTACTTCGATGGCGTCATTCTGGCCCATTCGAATGAGGCCGAATGGAACAAGTTCAAGGCCGATCATACCAATGAGGCCATTCTGGACCGCATCGTCAAGGTGGAGGTCCCCTACTGCCTGGAGCTGGCCGAAGAGATCAAGATCTACCAGAAGCTCTTGCGCAACAGCAACTTCACCGCGCATATCGCGCCGCACACCATCGAGCTGGCCTCGATGTTCGCCATCCTGACCCGGCTGGCGCCTTCGGCGAAGGTGGACCCCATGACCAAGCTGAAAATCTATAACGGCGAAGAGATTCTGGAGCAAGGCAGCATCAAAAAGGTCGACATCGCCGAGTTGCGCGAGGAGGCCACCAACCGTGAGGGGATGACCGGCATCTCGACCCGCTTTATCATGAAGGCGCTGGACACGGCGTTGGCCGAGTCGGAGAGCAATTGCATCAACCCCCTGGCCATCCTGGGCACCTTGACGAAAGCCGTCAAGGAGCTGGCTCTGCCCGAGGAGGAGCGCAAGCGGTACTTGGGGTTCCTGCAGGATAACCTCAAAAAGGAGTTCCACAAGCTGCTCGAGGGCGAGGTGACCAAGGCCTTCATCCACGGCTACCAGGAGCAGGCCCGCGATCTCTTCAACAATTATCTGGACCACGCCGAGGCCTACGCCAACCGGACCAAACTCAAGGATAAGAATACCGGCGAGGAACTGGAGCCGGACGAGAAGTTTCTCAGTTCCATCGAGGAGCAGATCGGCATCACCGGCAGCGCCGCCAAAGGCTTCCGGCAGGATGTCACGGCCTATATGTTTTTTGTGCTGCGCAACGGCGGGACCATGGATTACAACAGCTATGAACCGCTCAAGGCGGCCATCGAAAAGAAGCTGACCGCTTCGGTCAAGGAGTTGTCGCGGGTGATCACCCAGGCCAAGGTGCGGGATAAGGAACAGAGCGAGAAGTACCATACGATGGTGGAGGAGATGAAACGGAACGGTTACTGCGATCACTGCTGCAACGTGATCCTGAAATACGCCGCCAATCACCTCTGGAAAGATTGA
- the yhbH gene encoding sporulation protein YhbH, whose protein sequence is MAIFRESAGDSGRAAEDRRRHRQLVEQSIKKNIGKIIAEESIIGQSGQKKIKVPIRGLREYQFVYGKNGAGVGTGTGDETRGDVLGEGRPGNGADGQNAGNEAGEDIYETEITLEELLDYLFDDLNLPFMERKKLSTIQSVAQKRHSGYRRKGTPPKLAKRKAVIEKIKRRQGYNRPAADSTGAPEGELPEEELPEERFPFREEDLRYRRIREEKKPESNAVVICIMDTSGSMDQTKKYLARSFYFLLYQFIRLKYVQVEIVFVAHSTEAKEVNENEFFHKAESGGTYISSGYEKALQVIDERYPPADWNIYAFHCSDGDNWEEDNAKALELAKKLCQFSNLFGYGEILTGTSTIRRLYQEELKEPNFVFVNITSREEIWPALRDMLAREEPHA, encoded by the coding sequence ATGGCCATTTTCCGGGAATCCGCCGGCGATTCCGGCCGGGCCGCCGAGGACCGGCGCCGCCACCGCCAGTTGGTTGAGCAATCGATCAAAAAGAATATCGGCAAGATCATCGCCGAAGAGAGCATCATCGGCCAAAGCGGCCAGAAGAAGATCAAAGTGCCCATTCGCGGCCTCCGCGAATACCAGTTCGTCTATGGCAAGAACGGCGCCGGCGTGGGCACCGGAACCGGGGACGAGACGCGAGGCGACGTGTTGGGCGAGGGCCGCCCCGGTAACGGCGCGGACGGCCAGAACGCCGGGAACGAGGCCGGCGAAGATATTTACGAGACGGAGATCACTCTGGAAGAATTGCTGGATTATTTGTTTGACGACCTCAACCTGCCGTTTATGGAGCGGAAAAAGCTCTCCACCATTCAATCGGTGGCCCAAAAACGCCATAGTGGATACCGGCGGAAAGGAACGCCGCCCAAACTCGCCAAGAGAAAGGCGGTGATTGAGAAGATCAAGCGGCGGCAGGGCTACAACCGCCCCGCCGCGGACAGTACCGGGGCTCCAGAGGGGGAACTGCCAGAGGAGGAACTGCCGGAGGAGCGCTTTCCCTTCCGGGAGGAAGATCTGCGTTATCGCCGGATCCGCGAGGAAAAGAAGCCCGAATCCAACGCGGTGGTCATCTGCATCATGGATACCTCGGGCTCGATGGACCAGACCAAGAAGTATCTGGCCCGCAGCTTTTATTTTCTGCTCTACCAATTCATCCGTTTGAAATATGTCCAAGTGGAGATCGTTTTTGTGGCCCATTCGACCGAGGCCAAAGAGGTCAATGAGAACGAGTTCTTTCACAAGGCGGAATCCGGGGGAACTTATATCAGCAGCGGTTATGAGAAGGCGCTCCAGGTGATCGACGAGCGCTATCCTCCGGCCGATTGGAACATCTACGCCTTTCATTGCAGCGACGGCGACAACTGGGAAGAGGACAACGCCAAGGCGCTGGAATTGGCCAAGAAACTCTGCCAGTTCTCCAACCTGTTCGGCTACGGCGAGATTCTGACCGGCACCAGCACGATCCGGCGCTTATACCAGGAGGAACTGAAAGAGCCGAATTTCGTCTTCGTCAATATCACCTCGCGGGAGGAGATCTGGCCGGCGCTCCGCGATATGCTGGCCCGGGAGGAACCCCATGCGTGA